In a genomic window of Pangasianodon hypophthalmus isolate fPanHyp1 chromosome 1, fPanHyp1.pri, whole genome shotgun sequence:
- the LOC117597415 gene encoding protein NLRC3-like, protein MNHTDLANTLQNRFVVYHRKLKSKLREKCKRINEGISQHGSSALLNEIYTDLYITEGGSGNVNNEHEVRQIETASRRPATQETPIKCNELFKDKSIRSVLTKGVAGIGKTVSVQKFLLDWAEGKANQDITYMFPLPFRELNLMKQKNLNLMKLLHHFFPEIKELQLIDCNFHKVMFIFDGLDECRLPLNFQNNESLCSVTESASVDVLLTNLIKGNLLPSALLWITSRPGAANQIPPECVDQVTEVRGFSDPQKEEYFRKRISDQSLANKIITHMKSSRSLYIMCHIPVFCWISATVLERMLGEAESGEIPKTLTQMFIQFLIFQIKHKDQKYHQKCDPVPQQTRESILALGKLAFQQLEKGNLIFYEEDLRDCGIDVREVSVYSGVCTQIFREEFGLHLGKVFSFVHLSVQEFLAALYEFLSFINKNNATHQTWFGLLTKSNMSDFLRCAVNKALQSKNGHLDLFLRFLLGLSLESNQTLLRDLMTQTGSSSHNKQETVEFIKKKIRENPSPEKTINLFHCLNELNDHSLVQEVQHYLKSKDDSRLSGVRLSPAQWSALAFVLLNSDENLDEFDLRKYNTSEECLLRLLPVVKASRKAKLWNCNLTEESCRALSSVLSSNSSSLRELDLSENYNLQDSGVKLLSAGLENPHCTLEILRLELCSITGEGCAALVSALKSNTSSHLRELNLNLNEPGESGVKLLSDLLKDPHCKLEKLQFYPYNF, encoded by the exons atgaaccacacagatctcgctaacacactgcagaaca GATTTGTCGTGTACCATCGAAAACTCAAATccaaactgagagagaaatgtaaaagaattaatgaaggaatctcacagcatggaagctcagcacttctgaatgagatctacacagatctctacatcacagagggtggGAGTGGAAatgtcaataatgaacatgaggtgagacagattgagacagcgtccaggagaccagcaacacaggagacacccatcaaatgtaatgagctctttaaagacaagtccatcagaagtgtgctgactaaaggagttgctggaattggaaaaacagtctctgtgcagaagttcctTCTGGACTGGGccgaaggaaaagcaaatcaggacatcACCtacatgtttccacttccctttagagagctgaatttgatgaagcagaaaaatctcAATCTGATGAaacttcttcatcactttttcccagaaataaaagaattacaattaatagactgtaattttcacaaagtgatgttcatctttgatggtctggatgagtgccgacttcctctaaatttccagaacaatgagagtTTGTGTTctgtgacagagtcagcctcagtggatgtgctgctgacaaacctcatcaaggggaatctgcttccctctgctctcctctggataacctctcgacctggagcagccaatcagatccctcctgagtgtgtagaccaggtaacagaggtacgaggcttcagtgatcctcagaaagaggagtacttcaggaagaggatcagtgatcagagcctggccaataaaatcatcacacacatgaagtcttcacgaagcctctacatcatgtgccacatcccagtcttctgctggatttcagccactgttctagagagaatgttgggtgaagcagagagtggagagatccccaagactctgactcaaatgttcatccagttcctgatctttcagatcaaacacaaggaccaaaagtaccatcagaaatgtgaccctgttcctcagcagaccagagagagtatcctggcactggggaaactggctttccaacagctggagaaaggaaacctgatcttctatgaggaagacctgagagactgtggcattgatgtcagagaagtgtcagtgtactcaggagtgtgtacccaaatcttcagagaggagtttgggcttcacctggggaaggtgttcagctttgtacacctgagtgttcaggagtttctggctgctttatatgaatttctctccttcattaacaaaaacaatgcaacacatcaaacctgGTTTGGTCTATtaaccaaatcaaacatgtctgatttcctgaGGTGTGCAGTgaacaaggccttacagagtaagaatggacacctggaccttttcctccgcttccttctgggtctctcactggagtccaatcagactctcttacgagaCCTAATGAcccagacaggaagcagctctcacaacaaacaggaaacagtcgagtTCATCAAgaagaagatcagggagaatccatctccagagaaaaccatcaatctgttccactgtctgaatgaactgaatgatcattctctagtgcaggaagtacagcATTACCTGAAAAGTAAAGATGACAGTCGTCTCAGTGGAGtcagactctctcctgctcagtggtcagctctggcaTTTGTGTTGCTGAACTCAGACGAGAATCTGGATGAGTTTGATTTGAGGAAATATAACAcatcagaggaatgtcttctgaggctgctgccagtggtcaaagcatCCAGAAAAGCTAA gctgtggaactgtaatctcacagaggaaagctgtagagctctgtcctcagttctcagctcaaactcctccagtctgagagaactggacctgagtgagaattataacctgcaggattcaggagtgaagctgctctctgctggactggagaatccacactgtacactggagatactgag gctggaactctgcagtattacaggtgaaggttgtgctgctctggtttcagctctgaagtcaaacacctcatcacacctgagagaactgaatctgaacctCAATgaaccaggagaatcaggagtgaagctgctctctgatctactcaaggatccacactgtaaactggagaaactaca attttatCCGTATAATTTCTGA